GTCATCACTCTTTTTCATAATTTACCCCAAATTTCTCCTAATTGCACCCTCACCCCAGCTCTGTCGCCAAAGAAACTCCAGAGTCTGTTGCTGAGCAAAGTGTTTCTTGACAGCATAGTGAACTCGTTGGATAACCATGTTGCTAAGGCCCGCCCCCTTCAGCAGGTAGGTCATAGAGGGGGAGTGGCCAAATGGATCCACCGCCCACCCGCTGCTCGGTTTCACACCTGCTCAGAGAAACAAGGTGTGAAATCAGCAACGCCTGCAAACTCTTGAGACGAGGCAAAAGAGCACGAACCCAAGTGTTTCTGGATCCACTGATGTCCCTCAATCAACTGATCCAGCAGAGCAAAGTAATGAGAGTTGGCTTCATCCGCCATCACCCACCCTCCGGTCACCAGTTCCAACTGCCCTGTCCCCAccagactgaaaacaaaagagcCAATCGCACGGGGTGAAACGTGATGAAAAGTGTGAATATAAAAGAGAATATAAAAGGAGGCAGACTTTGTTACCGTTTAACCATTGCTCTCTTCTGCTCATCAATGTCGTTCCACCACTTTGAGAAATAGCTGATTTCTGCCCAAATCATCTTCCTCCTGATGAAGAAGAGCATGTCAGCTATTTCTGCCGCTAAAGACAGATCAATAATTGATTAATAATAGATGTGTATCCtgtaaagacaaataaacagaataatCAACAGGAGCCAAATTTATCTAATCAGATGGTTTTCAATCAATGGTATTTAATAGATGTTCATTCACAGGGCCAGATCCAATAATGCTTCACACCTCAACATGAACTCATGGACCAGTGAATGATGTCACTGTGTCATGTCACCTGGGCTGTAAACAGACAGCAAAAAGCTGAGTAAATATAAAGCATCTAACCGGAAAAAAGCCACAGGACTAAGCCAGTAAGTCACCCACCTTTAGGAACAAAACCCTgggcagtttttgttttgttgtaacgCTGTTGAAGTCCTAGTTAATGTATCTACAGAAATTTGTTATTGTGTCTCAATGGTAACATCCTGGAAACCTCATTAATCTCAACTGGTtttgatgatgacatcacactctctctccctcacgcCATGTGGCCTCAGAAGTCACCTTTGCCTCTGCTAATTTGTGTCCTTTTAACTTTAAATTGTCCATTTTCATCTTGCATTTATTTGTATTCCAGTGCAAAAACCCccattaatatatttaatatgttaTAAGTTCTGATTATACCTGTTGTCCTCTGTCAGTTTCACCAACATGTTGTTGagaatgtgttttgtctgaTCCTGATAATAACTGTCAAAGGTCTTCAACcaacctgcaacacacacatacctttATTTAAATCCACGGAATtatgttgtgtatatatatgccatatatatatacatatatatatacacacacacaacctatGTTGTTAGTATAGTTGTGTGTAATTGTGCTCTGACCAGGATCGTTGTGTGAATGTGGAACCAGGAAAAGCTCTAGTGGCTGCTTGTCCCACTCGTTTCCCTGGTAATGGATTTCAAAACCCTGCTTCCAGGCGCCGCCATCAGGGTTGTCAAAGGATAGGAGGTGATAAAcgttcagcagctgcagagacagtAAAGGCACAAACAAAGTGTCTTAACTTCATTCCTTCCTGAAGGAAAATTTACAATTTTATTGttactcttttattttgaaaatgtgatggaAACGTGTTTTAGACCTGAAGAAACAGGCGGTTGGTTGTTTCAGAGTCAGCTTTTGGAAACATTTATGACTATAGATGGGAATTAGTGTTTCTCTAAATCTGGTGCAGCCATCTTCTTATTTTTGTGAATTATTAATGTCACTGCACCCTGTCctttataaaagaaataaataaatatggactattcagacatcatttttaatgtgtttataaaACCACAACTGACTGCAAAATTGGGGCACTCTTATCTACGAATTTATAAAACGGCAAATTTTGGGAAATTCACTTTGAATATGAAGAAATACTTTCACTTTAACATTGTacacttttcatttcaagtaCTTGAAAACGAACAGGACTTACTAACATACTAAACTAACCTGAACTCCATCAGCTGCATTCGTCATCTCTTCAACCAGCTGACAACCAGGAAGTGATCCCCCCTTCCTGTGGGTGGAGTCTGAGCTTAAGTTGGCCCCCACCCCACCAGTTCCCCAGGATTCTTTGCGTTGGACTAGAGCATCTCGCAGCATAGCAAGCAGATCATTGTTACCACTAAGGAGATGTTCCAATctgtcaatcttcttctggaggTGGGACAAATCCTGCAAGGACGCCATGATTGATTTGTTTGTctcaatttaataattaatcattAATCGTTAAGTAATTAACAGCTGTTGAGATCAATTGAAGTAAACTTTTTGATGTCATCCAACTAATCATCCTTATTGTCACTCACTTCCTCCACCTGTCCAGAAGGTGTGTCCCCAAGGTTGTGAAGCTCCGCCCCCTGCATCAACTCCAACATACGGTACAGTGACATTACAGCCAAACAGAAAACTCCGCCCACCAGCAAAGTCAATGCCCGATTCCTCTTCATCCCCACGACGACAAAGATTCAACAACCTGAAAAcgaacaaataaacaaacaatttttaCGTTTTTATCTCAGAGTCTGAAAACCGTTCAAGTATTTTTAcgtcattttattttcacacacattcacacgcaaGTGTAATTAGAAGTGTAGCAGGAAGAGTGTAATTTTGTCTGTGTGACGTCACATCAAATTTAAATAAGGAGTTTTGCCATTAAGCCTCAGCTCTTTTTATTGAATAGACACGATGTAAGTTTCAATGTTTCCAACTCAACGCAGATTATTTACCTAACAGGACATACATGAAATATTCCCTGCAGGTCAGTTCCTAAATGTAAAACTAAATTTGAGAAACTCAGACCTTCTCCCTGGACTTCCGGGTTCATGGGAAAAGAGCACGTCTCGCGCTCCTCGCAGTCTCGTGCTGTTGTTCACTTATCGGATGACAAAACTGTAACTTAAATTAGCAGACAGATCaaagttcagtttttaaaaaacgCTTCATCAAAAATTAAGTTTTTCTCCCCCGCAGCGCGAACTCAGAGCTGAGCATGCGCACTACTCTTTGTTATGCTTCCGGGCAGGTTCAGCTGACTCAGCGTAGAGTGGCGTCACCGGAAGCTCTAACGACACGCCGATCACGTGGTGTATGTAGCCCTCAAAGGTTCCAGGAAGTGCTTGGCTGGCAATAGAAAACAACAAGTAAACTACTATGATCGGGAAGTAATGatcaataaatgttttgctgtgcaatattttttataCTTGTTAATTGATTTGAACTATATTAAGTTTACTAAAACTTTATGGTTGTCTACAGCaatgtatgtttctgtttttttaacttttatctTTCAGATTTGACTGAAGCAGAATAACAGGTGACGAACAATGATCCGCCAGCTGGCTACACAATAAGTCTGACCTCAAGACATAATGATAGCTGTTCTTACAGGAGATCCATgtccaataaataaaatttacattaCTATTCATAGTAAAATCTGTCATTAATTAACTTCTCTTACTTATCAATGTCTACTTGTGCGAATTGCTTTTAAGTCTGTTACCTTAATTTAAGATGTACAGTCGCTGGCAGTAATaagatataaatatttttagtttaattttttttttttttttttttttttgactgaggCAGACTTAAGATTTTCCAAGTAACTACACAAGTCTGGACTCACAATGTAATGAGTTCTTCCAGGAATTCCATGgcaaataaataacattttgattttaattcatGGCAAATCTGGATTTCTAAACTTGATCTCTAAAGATTATATATAATAGaccacacacactctttgtttttccaaatgcacttaataacaaaataaattgctTTACAATGGCATAGATGTTGAATAGATCAGCATGTCTGgccatttattttctgtgctgcCCTTGAATACAGTCTTCACCATGGTATGCTGTGCTGCATGGGGATGCTCCAAACGTTCAGAGCAAGGCGTGTGCATGTACTGTATGGCTTCCCCAAACACAGGGACAGGAGGACAAAAGTCAGCAGGAAAAATATGAACACTTTCATagattgtgaaaacaaaaaaatatgcgGTCATCATATTCAAATGCATTCAATGCATTGCACATTTTCAGACCATGCCATAGGAAAagttaatatttaattaaaaacagaaaataacataAAAGCCAAGGGAAATTGTTTGTATCAACATTAGATGTATAAGGCTGAGGTTGCAGAATGTAGAAAAAATAAGACAGgaaaatcaaattcaaattcaaaaaaactttatttgtccCCAGGGGTCAATTGAAGGCGCATAGAGCAGCAGTATTACACAGGGCAAGATTAGTGCAAAAATGCAAGTGTTACTTGCCAGATAcatacacaataaacacaggTATGTACAATATCAATATCTTAATATGTGCTTTGCTCATCATTCTGGAGcctcaaaaataaatttaaattaaataaaagttttactACAAAGGCTCTCCCTACATATTAACCTCGCTATCAACAGCGTTGGACGAAGTTATAATTAAGAACAGTTTGCATTTATCCGCCTGTGGCATCATTGAAATACATTGAGTGGCAGTTGGCTTATGCTAACTTCCGGGAACTTTCAAGGGTCTCCGAACTCCGCCATTGCTGTGAACAGAGTTGTCACCACTCTGTTTCTAAACGTCACTACCGGTGATGAGTCACGTGCAGTTCATGCTCTATTTTTTAAAGTGTGTCTGATCAGTTGACATGTGAACAAGTGTTtgtttaaacaacaacaacaacaacaaaaagattatCATGACATCACATGCGTCAACAtcaacaggaagctgctgcaatTCTTCACTGCAGTCACTGAGTCCATCCTCATCACCTCCATCACTCAGAGGACTGCTGGGCCATCATCAGCCCCCTTTCCCATCCAGGAGAGGGCACTTATACACTATCATAAAGGACACCCTCTTTTTGAACCACTCTGGGGATTCTGACTCTAAACTCaccaggaaaatgtttactgagctaaaaaATCTGAGAGACGGAcggacgttttcccatagacttcaatactatCTGACTTATTTTTCTATTATCAGTTGAACCCCTAATGGTCACTGGATGAATGAAGTTTTGAGGCTGTTCAGAATAAAGTCCAAGtacaggtccaggtttagaaaAGTCCAAGTTAATGAGTCTCTCTCGCTCAGACTGTCTGTAAACCCggacctgatcctggacctggatcagggcctggacctggacctggcgTTCAGGACTGCAGAGCACAGATGACCGGATCGGGTGTAGTGACGATTACAACCGCAGGATGGCGCTGTGACGTAATGGACGCAAATTGCGGCCAAAGACCAAGAAGCAGAAACTCCGCCTCCTCCCCCTCGTGATTAAACCACGTGACCAGTCGAAAGCGACTCACCATCAGCTGACTGGGAGGAAGTCCGTCGACCTTCGTTTCGGTGAATCCCTCCGGTCCGTTTCAGCGTCGCCGTCCGCAGCTCCGGGCCGTCATGGCGAGTCAATCGCAGGGgatccagcagctgctgcaggccgAGAAGAGAGCGGCTGAGAAGGTGGCCGAGGCCCGCAAGCGTGAGTCGGACAGCCGGCCTGCCGCTGCAGCGGCCCGGTAGCACAGCAGCCGGGAACTGGGTCCCGGTCCGGGTCCATTCCGGGTCGTAGAAGAAGCAGATGGAGCTGAACCGTATCAGCAAACCAGACGGGTCGGACCTGACCCGTCCTGGTAGGCCGATCCTGTTCAGCCTTCACTGCCGAAGAAAAGACGTTTAAATCAGacagatgaatgaatttaacCTTATTCATGTCTAATTCGCGTTtattctgtcattctgttttctgttggttcGGTTGAAAGAGTCGGATCATGTGATCACATCATGTGATCAGTGTAAATGATTAAGAGTCACAGGGGCAGATGCATGAATCAGATCTCTCTGCAGCAGAATACACACACCTCATTATCATCAAAGTTCAGAGTGACTTACACCTGACTCCCCCCCAGGTAAGAACCGCCGTCTGAAGCAGGCGAAGGAGGAGGCCCAAGCTGAGATCGAACAGTATCGTcttcagagagagaaggagttCAAGACCAAGGAGGCGGCTGTATGGAGCTTTTATTCTGGAGTCTTTGTCACCTTTTTCCAATGTTTGCATATTAAACAGTTTGCTCTGCTGGTCCTCCAGGCACTCGGTTCCCATGGTAACAGTGCAGTGGAAGTGGATCGCGACACTGCAGACAGGATGGGTCGGATCCAGGCCAGTTACCGTGGCAATCGCGAGGCGGTGCTGGGTGAGCTCCTGCGACGTGTCTGTGACATCCAACCAGAGTTCCACGCCAACTACCGTGTGGCCGGCTGAGGGAGGGGTGGAAAAACCTAACATGGATGTTACCTTTAGTCAGCGCCgacaccttttttattttagtgtttcagttttattttggaggtgaatgtttcctgctccgcaaaaaaacaaacaatcaatgttgttattgtgttgatgttttgagatatttatttatcagaGTTGTTTCGTTGTTGTGAAATCTTGCTTAAGTGTATCTTTGTTAGGTGAGTAAATCGGCCAACCAGGTATAATTTTAAAGGAAAGTCAGATTAGAtgatgctgattggctgttttttgtttgtttgtttgtttgtttgttttttttcccttctggaCTACTTTAAAATCTGATTTCCAGAAAGCAGCAAGGATTTtattgtgatttctttttttctctgtgtgactATGTGACTTCCTGTTATCTGTAAAGTGATGatgaataaagaaattattAAGCTGTTGATTGGCTGAAACTGCGTGATACTGGTCTGTGAAGtttctttggttgctttggatcattgtgcTTGTCAGGTTGCTTCAGGGTGCGCACATTCTCCCATCAATTCTGTTTTGTATCAATCATAACCTTTTGCGcggaaaacatttctttgtcaGCACTATTCAATATTTTGATTGGAGAATCTAATGGATAAAAACTGTAACAATAACATTATTAGTTATGTTTTAAAATCCAGAAAGTTCCATCATAATATTGCAGAGGGATGCCACACAGTTACCATGAGCTTCCTCAGAAGGGTGGCTGGCTTCTCCCCTAGAGACAGGgtgaggagctcagagtagagctgctCCTTTACTTTGAGGGGGTctttgtgtgatggactggtgccctgtccatggtgtacaCCCTGTCCCTcacccaatgtgtgctgggattggctccagcagcaaTGTGGGTGAGTGAATTCATTATTGTGTACAACATTAAGTTTCCTTTGCTGTTAAATCTTTCCTCCACTCAGCTCTCCACTGGATATGTGGGATCCTGATTTTTGCCTTCTGTGCCTCTGTTCctttgaattatgttttagaTGCTCATTCTGTAGCCTGGATGCAGTTTAATTGCTATTGTGCaatatttggttttgttttcctggcATGAATCCCCCTTAGCTTGTTTTTTGGTTATGGTTTCACTTACCCAGATATCTGTAATCCTGATAAGCGGTCTCACGAAACCGGTTATAAACtcaaactgaacacaaaagTCCTCCATCTAAGAAAAAGGGGCAGGGTTTGCTGCACCCGACCAATCAGATGACCAATCAGAAGACGGCTGAACATTTCACAATGGAGAAGcaactttattttaacaaaatatgAAGACACCAATTTAAGCAGAAAGTAACAGCTGCAGCAAAGAATTACATTACTGGACTTATAATCTAAAATCTCCATCACATTGGTGACATTTACTGCATGTGTGCCATTAatttatgtttcagattttttatttcatcctctGTTTGACAGTTTAACATGATTAGTGCAGGACCAACCCTGGAGGAGCAAAGTCCGGTCCAGAGAATCAGACAGGTTAAGCTGGTCCAGatcctttctctgtcttctcttgGCCTCATCAACAGGCAGGCCTGGGAGAAAACAGAACATTCTTCCAGTCAGACCACAGTCATGACTGCCATCCCTTCTGGCTCTCTGACTCttttaaaaatggcagaaaactACCCGGTTAACCTTCAGTGGACCCCAAAATGACCTCAGAgtgtaatgttgttttttgtaacAACTTCAACAAAAATCAACTGTAACGTGTTAAGTATTCCAGAGAGAATTGGACACCTTTCCCTCTGTTGCGTCCTATTGGTTTGGATCTGTTAATGTTTGAGGAAAATTTTGGAATATTCCACCCATGTACTTTGTTACAAAGTAAGGAAAGTTCCTTTAAACGAGTACATAAATATTATCTGTCGTCTTACATTTAAAAAGGACATATGTGTTGATTGCTCTTTATGTGAACTGTATCCAGAACTATAGTGCACTCGTTTTGACACACACTGTCCTTATTCATACAATTTATGGAGAGATCCTTACTGCTACCTTATGAACGATGTTGaccttgtttttctgtgctttttgtgtgttatttgttttcaataaagttttattgaaGAGAAGAAACATGTTCGCGTGTTTCTTCTGGAAGGCGTCGCGACAtttcaaaacactttatttaaATCATACTACACATCCCAAACATGTATACACAATTAAGACAAATataagttaataaaaaaatgcaaacacgaaacacaaacaaagcgaataaaaaataaagctgaactCTGAAACCAACCGA
This sequence is a window from Echeneis naucrates chromosome 12, fEcheNa1.1, whole genome shotgun sequence. Protein-coding genes within it:
- the atp6v1g1 gene encoding V-type proton ATPase subunit G 1 isoform X2 yields the protein MASQSQGIQQLLQAEKRAAEKVAEARKRKNRRLKQAKEVDRDTADRMGRIQASYRGNREAVLGELLRRVCDIQPEFHANYRVAG
- the atp6v1g1 gene encoding V-type proton ATPase subunit G 1 isoform X1 codes for the protein MASQSQGIQQLLQAEKRAAEKVAEARKRKNRRLKQAKEEAQAEIEQYRLQREKEFKTKEAAALGSHGNSAVEVDRDTADRMGRIQASYRGNREAVLGELLRRVCDIQPEFHANYRVAG